The DNA region CAGAGACCTTGGTAACTTTTTCCGCAGTGCTAAATCCAGGCATGAATATTAGATTTATTAGTTCTTCTTTGCTCATGGCATTTGCAGAGGCCTCTGTTAAAAGTCCCTTTGTGATGGCTTTTTGTTTTATTTTTTCGGGATCAATGCCTTTTCCATCATCGGAGACTGTGATTTCTATCCGGTTCTTTTTTCTCTCTGCAACAAGCTTTATTTTTCCAACCCTAGGTTTACCCATTTTTTCTCTTTCTTCTGGGAGTTCTATGCCATGATCAACAGCATTACGGAGCAAATGAACGAGTATATCGCTGAGCTTATCTAAAATTGATCTATCAACTTCAATATCCTGTCCTTCCATTATGAGTTCTATCTCTTTGCCACTTTCTTTTGCGAGATCCCTAATCATTCTTGGAAACTTATTGAAGATCATAGCCAAAGAAACTAGGCGCATTTGCATTATCTCTTCTTGGAGTTCAGACATAAGTCTTGAAGTTGTGGATAGGGTCTCTAAAAGTTCTTTATTGTCCAAGAATTCAGCAATTTGGTCTAATCGTCCTTTGTTTATAACGAGTTCGCTCATCAAATCCATCAGCTTATCGAGATGGTTTACATTTATCTTGACAACTTGGCTCATCTTTATCTTTTGTATTGTCTTTTTTGAAGCGTTTTTTTGTTCTTCCACTTTTTCTGGGGTTGATTTGCTTTTAGACTCTTCGAGTTTGACTTCTTCGACATAGGGATGCTTCATTATAAGCTCTTTTATCTTTTCTTCACTTTCGTGAGTATTTATAAACAGGGTTATTTTTTCCTCATCGAATTCCTCTGTCTCTAGCTTACGTTTTAGAGAATTTAAGTTGGATATCTCGCCAATTTTTGTGAGGTCTTCCAGTATTAGGAATATGCGAGCACTTTTTAATGGAGCATCTCTTTGTAGATAAATTTCAACTCTTTTTGCGCCTTTTTGTTCTTCTTTTTCTTCGTTCTCACTAAGCGTATCTATTTTTATGTCAATAATCTCAGGATGTCTCCTTATAAGAGCTTCCACATCCTCTACAGGCTTATCCGTTAAAATCTCATATTCGGCTAAATCTCCTTCGAGCTTTCCTTCTTCTATTTCGCTTCGCTCAGGAACTGTCTTTAGAATCTCTCCAATTTCTCCAAGATCTGTAAGTATAAGGAATGCTCTAACTCCCCTCATTGAATTATTTTTGTCAAAAAATACTCTTACACGATACTTTTTAGCTTCAGCCTTGAGGGATGACTGTTGAATGGAAGATTCTTTTTTATGTGCGTTATTTTTAACCCACTCAAGTTTTTTGTACAGCTCCTCTAACTCAAAATTGTGCTCTTCTCCTCTCTCAATACTTTCTATCATCTCGCCTATAACGTCGAGAACTTCAAACACGACATCAAAAATATCACTGTTAAGATCTATTCTATCTTCTCTAATGTCATCGAAGAGGTTTTCCACCTTGTGAGCAACTTCGCTTAGTTCATCAAACCCCATTGTTGCTGCAGTACCTTTGAGGGTATGTGCATCTCTAAATATCTGATCTATAAGTTCTTTCTTTTTACCGTTGCCTTCTCCTTTGGTAATAATCGCTTCTAGCTTTAGAAAAGCGTTGTTTAAGTTATCAATCCTCTCTTTAGCGTCGGCTAAAAATTCTTCGAGATATTGGGAAAGTTCCACTTTATCCCCCCCGCTGTAGCCTTCTTAATGCCGAAAGAACTGTATTTGGAATTCTACTTAAGGGAACAACATGATCTACAACCCCAAGCTTTATAGCAGCTTTAGGCATACCAAACACTATAGAAGTAGTTTCATCTTGAGCTATAGTGATTCCGCCTGTTTCTTTTATTTTTGTCATTCCATTTGCGCCATCCGAGCCCATTCCGGTCATAACAACTCCAACGGTTTTATCCTTAAACACCTCGGCTGCGGTGATCATAGTAGGATCGGCAGAAGGTCTTACTCCATTGATTTTTGGTTTTTTGTTCATTGTAAGTATGGGCTTTTTGCCTCGTATCGAGACCTCCATGTGGTATCCTCCCGGTGCAATGTATGCTTTACCTGGCTCAATAATATCCCCAAGTTCTGCTTCTTTTACTTCCAAATTTGAAATGCGATTTAATCTGCTAGCAAAAGAGTGGGTAAATTTTGGAGGCATGTGTTGAACCACTAATATAGCTGCTTCGAGGTCTTTCGGAAACTTTGGAAAAATTTCTAAAAGAGATTTTGGACCACCTGTGGAGGAGGCTATAACAACCACCCTATCGGCTATTGAGGGTTTTTTCTTTATTTCGGCTGTAGGTATGGTTTTAGCTATTTTTTTCTGTTCCTGTAAAATTTTCCAAGATTTAAATTCTAGTAAATTAATCGGGACTTTTTTCACTTCTTTGATTTTTTTGATGAGTTCCTTTCTAAATTCATTTAACTTGCTTGCAACGGGTTTTTGTATAAAATCCACTGCTCCATATTCTAGAGCTTTGATTGTTTCGTCTGCCCCTTCCTGTGTGAGAGAACTTACCATTATTGTTGGCGTTGGTTGCGTTTTCATTATATATCTCAGAGTGTCTAGTCCGTTCATTTTTGGCATTTCAATGTCTAAAGTTATTACATCAGGTTTAAGCTGTTTTACTAGTTTTATTGCTTCATAACCATCGGATGCTTCACCAACGACTTCTAATTCCGGATCGGAGTTTATTATATCCGTAATTATCTTACGAATTAGGCTAGAATCGTCGACCACTAGAACCTTTGTCTTTCCTTTAATTTGCATCTCATCACCCTGAAAGGATCCTGTTGATTTCTTCTATCACTTTAGGAGCTTGGAATGGTTTAACAATGTAACCTTTGGCCCCATTCTTAAGAGCTTTCATAACTTTTGCTTCTTGGCCAACGGCAGTTATCATTACTACTTTTGCATTCTGGTCAATTTTTACTATCTCCCCCACTGCACTAATTCCATCCATTTTTGGCATAATTATATCCATTGTCACTAAATCTGGCTTAAGCTCTTTGTACTTTTCAATGGCTTCTTCCCCATTTGAAGCTTCTCCAATTACCTGATGCCCTGCTTGAGTTAGTATCTTTTTTAGCAACATTCTCATAAATGCTGCATCATCTACTACCAATATTCTAGCCATATCTAACCAACTCCAAATTCTTTTTATATATTCTAGCTTTTAAATTGTAGATTTTGAATAAACGGGAGGATTCTCCAAGTATGCTTTCGGTAGTACCTAGAATTAGATATCCATCCTCTTGAAGAGAGCGGTAGATATTTTTGAAAATTTTTTCTTGGCTCTGGCGAGTCATGTAGATAAGAACGTTTCTGAGGAAGATTATATCAAAACCTTTGGGATAAGGAAAGCTTAGCAGGTTGAATGTTTTAAATTTGACTAGCTGCTTTAAAGAATTCTTAACTTTATATCGATTCTTCTCCTGGATAAAGTATTTCTCTCTTAGCTTTGCTGGAATCTTATCTAAAGCATTTTCTGGATAAGTTCCAGCGATTGCATTCGCTAATGCTTGAGTATCTATGTCTGTAGCTAATATTGAAATTTTGAAACCTTTTAAATCTGGGCCAAGAGTTTCGTACAGGGTCATTGCAATTGAATATGGCTCTTGACCGTAAGAGCAAGCAGCACTCCAAATTCTAATGCTATTTGAGCCGCTTTTTTGCTTGTTTTTGATAAGTTCGGGAAATATTTTATTTTGCAGCGTTTTCCAGAGGATAGGATCTCTAAAAAACTCTGAAGTATTTATCGTGATTGTTAGAAGCAATTCTTCAATTTCTTCTTTGTTCTTTTTTAGAAACTGGTAGTAATCCAATAAGTTGTTGCTAAAGCCTAATTTCCTTGCTCTTACAGAAATTCTTCTGAGCAAATATGTCTCTTTGTAAGCATTATCTTCTAGGTTTAAGTACTTTGAAAGTTCTTTTTTGATTAATTGGTACCCGTTATTGATTTGCAATTTTTATCACCTTATGTTTAAAGTGTTGCAAATTATTTAATCAACTACTCTAGATATTTGAGTATTGCGCAATAAAAGCTTTTCTATTTAATAGTACAAGTCTCCTCTCATAGAACTGTATATCATATTTTAAGTTATTTTATGCCAGTTTTTGTCAAAAATAATCAAATAATCAATGAACTTGTTAAACAAAAATCCTCAAAGCTATACCTTTCTTGCTAGGTACAAGAAACAACTCTAACCGTAATATCGAAAGATAAATAAATTCTCAATACTCTATTACCATGGTGGTTGCTTTGATAGAGGGGATACTCGAAAAGGAATTTTTGATAGGTACGACTTATATATGGGAGTTCGACCCAGAAGTTCCCGTGGATTGGTTATTATGGTTAAAAGCAGTGCCTTCCAAGCTGAAAAATGGGCATGGCGTGCTTGTGGATAGTTTTGGGGATTTAGTTGATATAAAAATAAACGAAGTCCAAAAAATGGCATCTGGAGAAGATAAGAGTATCTTCCTCGAAAGTCTGGATAAAATAAATATAATTAAAATCGGTGGACATCCTTCAAGGTTTGGAAATCTTTTGGGTATTTTGGATCCATCCGAAGTTGGTACTAAATATAACAGACTCTTTAAACAAGTGGCAAACAGATATAAAAGAGTGTTTAACATTGTATACAATTTGGAAGGGCACTTGCTTGAAGAAGGAGAAGAGGCTATCTTAGAATGGTATAAGATTCTTATTGGTCTCGAAGGCAAATTGGGGAAAACTAGTGTTTATCTGATTCCTAGGAATGTTATAGATGATAAATATATGCGACTGTTTAAAAATTCTGTGGGAGGTGTAATATCATCTGAGTATCTGGGAGGAGGAATTTATTCGCTGGAAATAAGGAAAACTCAAATAATCGAGCATTTAGGTCTGGAGATCCTTTGGAAAATAAATAATTACGGAAATGTGGAAATAGTAGATACAAAAACACCTTAGTAGTTGTTACTAACTTTGAATTTTTGTTCTTTTAAAAACTGTTATAAACCCCCCTCCCATTTTTTCTTCAAGGTGAGAGCATGAGAAAGGGACCTGTGTTTTTGGGTAAGGCTCACATTCATTGGTGCGAGAAGTGCAACGTGCCTTTAATCAGTGAGAAATGTGATTTGCACGGAGAAGGATTTAGGATTAACTTAACTCCCCCAGCGGACGTTAGGTTTGCATTTAAAGAGGATGTTGAGTTCATTAAGCGTGAATTTGGGAAGCATTATGGGGTTGATGTAGGGGAAATTCTCGACGATAAAATCGTTTTAATGAACAAGACTCCTGGAGAGGACGACGTTTATGAAATCGTCGTTGATGGCTACATCTTTGGATGGCTCCGCTTCGACCCGAGAGAGCTCAAGTGGAAGCCGGGCCTTAAGATAGAAGGTGCCATGGCTTTGTGGAAGCGCTTTGGAAAGAAGATGAAGAAGTGGGTTATCGTTGATAAGGGGGCGAAAGAACCCATAAAGAAGGGAGCAAACGTTCTTCCAGTGGGCGTCCTCGAAGCGGATGAGAGCATTAGAGTAGGCGATGACGTTATTGTAATAGCTGATGATGGGGAAGTTATAGCCACCGGAATAGCAAAGAAAGACTACAAAGAT from Palaeococcus pacificus DY20341 includes:
- a CDS encoding chemotaxis protein CheA, with the protein product MELSQYLEEFLADAKERIDNLNNAFLKLEAIITKGEGNGKKKELIDQIFRDAHTLKGTAATMGFDELSEVAHKVENLFDDIREDRIDLNSDIFDVVFEVLDVIGEMIESIERGEEHNFELEELYKKLEWVKNNAHKKESSIQQSSLKAEAKKYRVRVFFDKNNSMRGVRAFLILTDLGEIGEILKTVPERSEIEEGKLEGDLAEYEILTDKPVEDVEALIRRHPEIIDIKIDTLSENEEKEEQKGAKRVEIYLQRDAPLKSARIFLILEDLTKIGEISNLNSLKRKLETEEFDEEKITLFINTHESEEKIKELIMKHPYVEEVKLEESKSKSTPEKVEEQKNASKKTIQKIKMSQVVKINVNHLDKLMDLMSELVINKGRLDQIAEFLDNKELLETLSTTSRLMSELQEEIMQMRLVSLAMIFNKFPRMIRDLAKESGKEIELIMEGQDIEVDRSILDKLSDILVHLLRNAVDHGIELPEEREKMGKPRVGKIKLVAERKKNRIEITVSDDGKGIDPEKIKQKAITKGLLTEASANAMSKEELINLIFMPGFSTAEKVTKVSGRGVGLDVVHDIVKSLNGSLIVQSEVGKGTTFVVRLPISTAIIQALLIQVKDEIYALPISNIIETREITKDDIQTLGGRETIVLRGEIIPIYMLHELIGLPCKNIARFPAIIVDLGSHKIAIGVDGLLNKRDIVIKPLGKVLSRARGFSGATILGDGRVVLIIDVNSLLEGAMYGRV
- a CDS encoding protein-glutamate methylesterase/protein-glutamine glutaminase, with the translated sequence MQIKGKTKVLVVDDSSLIRKIITDIINSDPELEVVGEASDGYEAIKLVKQLKPDVITLDIEMPKMNGLDTLRYIMKTQPTPTIMVSSLTQEGADETIKALEYGAVDFIQKPVASKLNEFRKELIKKIKEVKKVPINLLEFKSWKILQEQKKIAKTIPTAEIKKKPSIADRVVVIASSTGGPKSLLEIFPKFPKDLEAAILVVQHMPPKFTHSFASRLNRISNLEVKEAELGDIIEPGKAYIAPGGYHMEVSIRGKKPILTMNKKPKINGVRPSADPTMITAAEVFKDKTVGVVMTGMGSDGANGMTKIKETGGITIAQDETTSIVFGMPKAAIKLGVVDHVVPLSRIPNTVLSALRRLQRGG
- a CDS encoding response regulator, translated to MARILVVDDAAFMRMLLKKILTQAGHQVIGEASNGEEAIEKYKELKPDLVTMDIIMPKMDGISAVGEIVKIDQNAKVVMITAVGQEAKVMKALKNGAKGYIVKPFQAPKVIEEINRILSG
- a CDS encoding CheR family methyltransferase, whose translation is MQINNGYQLIKKELSKYLNLEDNAYKETYLLRRISVRARKLGFSNNLLDYYQFLKKNKEEIEELLLTITINTSEFFRDPILWKTLQNKIFPELIKNKQKSGSNSIRIWSAACSYGQEPYSIAMTLYETLGPDLKGFKISILATDIDTQALANAIAGTYPENALDKIPAKLREKYFIQEKNRYKVKNSLKQLVKFKTFNLLSFPYPKGFDIIFLRNVLIYMTRQSQEKIFKNIYRSLQEDGYLILGTTESILGESSRLFKIYNLKARIYKKNLELVRYG